CAATTAACAGTGTTAAAGCAAAGAAGAGCATTTGTTGCATGTGCAAGGAAGTGAGAATGTTGCTGATAAGAGTTGAAATTGGGGTACCTGTTTAATATTTTACTTGAACAATAGTGGATACGAACTTCATATTATTTTCCCATTTTCTTTCTTACAGTTACTGAAATCATGAATCCTGTCTATAGTCCTGGATCTTCAGGGGTTCCCTATGCAAATGCCAAAGGAATTGGTTATCCAGGTATGCAAATCACTAAACTTCTTACCTTGGTGGTGGTAAACAAACTGGATATTGAGTCAATTTTCAAGTTACAGTTTGGATGGAGTAGCAAGTTACCTTCTAGTCAGTGGATATCTGAATAGCAAACTAGTTGAGGCTTGAAGGTAGCCACATACTGCTGTTGGCTGCATGTGTAGCTCTGGAGAAACTGGTCTTGAGGGATGTTACCTCAGGTTGCATTCTTCTGGTATAAAGGGTATCCGAAACAGAAGAATTCCAGGAAGCTGGTTGTGCTTTCTTTTGTGGTTTTTCCAAAAGGGCAGGTAGATAACATGTGAAAATTGGTGGAGCTACACTGAGGCATCACGCTCCCTTGATGAGCAACTGTGCTACTTGTCTGTGATCTCAGAAGGCACAGAAAATGCCTCAGAGCTAATGTTGGTGCTTTATTTCCTGGGTCCAGAAGGCATGGAAAGGGCCACGCATACTGCATTGCTAAAGGTGGCCTTCAGCTGCTTCTGTTCTTGCAAAAGCTGCATGACATTGATTGAAATTGCTGAAGTAATTGTTTTGGCTTAAACTAATCTTTCCTGTGCAGCATCATACAAGAAATACTATTTCATGCAGCTACAGTTTGATCTTTTGCACTTTAGTGTACGTGTATAGGACTGTTGTTTTGGTGTTCAAAATAACCtccatcaattttcactcagttttGTTTCAAGTAACTTGGATCAGAGGATGACTTGATAACATGGCTTAACATTATGCTTGGAGCTATAAAATGGTTCACTTGACAGGTTAATATTCAGTATCTGATCTTGCTTGTATCCTGAAATGAACTAACACTAATAGAAAATGTACTGCCATGTACTTAATGCAAGCTAAGGTTTCATCATTTTTCTTCTGGTACATGACTGTAAAGGATTGTGCTGCTCATCCTTTGTTTCTTCATGAAGAACTGTTGAATTTGCAGAAATACCCTGCTATTCTTGCCTCACTATAAGCATTAGTATTTCTTGAAAATACTTAGTATCTACAAAATGTTAATTCCTCTTTGTTTTTAAAGCCTTCTATAAACTGCTGTTAGGATCTGTCAGAAGTTAAAATAATAATTGATCCTTGTTGACTTCCTGAATTTCATTTGCTTTGTATTTCCTAGGCTTTTTGAAAATGAGTCACTAGtgtttccccatttttctttttgtcatcaagtcacaactgacttatggtgaccctgtagggcaggggtggggaacctttttcctgccaagggccatttgcacatttataacatcattcaggggccataccaggtgtaaatctcctggtgggggtgggggggggagaggctagggttgccaggtctccagccaccacctggaggttggcaaccccaggggaggccacacagagaaggcctgcagggcgcccctgctcccccctccaggcgggagggcagccagcggtgggcccgagcaaacgaggaaccaggggggcgcagaccacagtcgattggcaagggaggaaggaaaacagaaaaagaggaaaagggaaggagggagaaagagagagaaagggagaaagaaatggagggggagaaagaaagaaatggagggggagaaagaaagaaatggagggggagaaagaaagaaatggagggggagaaagaaagaaatggagggggagaaagaaagaaatggagggggagaaagaaagaaaaggagggagggaaagaaagaaaaggagggagggagacaaagaaagagacagaaaaagagggagaaagagagggagagaaaggagaaagagtgacagaaaaagaggaagaaaagagagaaaagccttccctcacacacacacacacacgccggccccgcgccactgggccccagtctccccacttcccccacccacacacacggcggcgcacagagccccacgcgaccagaccccagtctccatgctctcccccccacagagtccacaaaagccccccgctcaaagcccgatcggctcccacatgcatgctctgctgccgggagccgccggcctctttccccgccttcctcttgctgctcaacagccgacaggcagcgagaggggcttacaatgtgccgcggcattcctgcacgcagcgtctgtagggggcagccttgggggaagcatccctcccctctcctctcgctgaccaacagccgacagttggtgagaggaggtccaaagggtgccgcagcgcccctgtaagccgcagccccaggaacaccctcggggagggccgccctgtgccccgcctccgcagcagggccccagagctcctgagggccacaaaaaatgtcctcggggcccgcatacggcccccgggcctgaggttccccatccctgctgtagggttttcaaggcaagggatattcagaggtggtttgccatttcctgcctccgcatcatgcccctggtattccctggaggtctcccatccaaatacctgccagggttGAGActaaaagtatgtgactggcccaagcaagtttccatggcagagtgcggaTCTGAACCTGAgttctgacactttaaccactacgccacgctggctctcatccccacttacagcgcattcctgaaaggggggtatATCTATGGCAACTGGGAATGGTGCAGCcgcactgcctccacagaggctttccGGCTTCCGAAAATAAAATGAAAGGactttaaaatacaaaagaaggaaaatgcccccatagaaaacaacgGGCTtccacttctgggatttagttgCCAGTGCAGCTCTGGCAGCGGCATGGCTTCCCAGCACCAGGATAAATGGACAGttatgctggcatggggtcatGGCAGCTCCTGTGCTGAAGGcagccccccctttaggattgcacggttagtagGAAGCTATTAACACtactgtctgaagaagtgagctgtgactcatgaaagctcttaccctgtcagaaattttgttagtttttaaggtgctactggactcttgctcttttctaacactAATGTGTAATCTTAAAAATTATGCCAATGGATATGGTCCCATTGACTATAATATAAAACTAAAGAGTTTGTTAAACAATATGCAGTGCAGTCCTATACATGCTTACTCAACATCAAGTCTAAAAATCTGTGTAACACTGGGCTTTCTTTTAAGTAAGTGCAGATAAATGTTCTACCTTAGAGTTGTTAGCATCTTAGAGTATTTGGAATGCATTGATTTCAGCCTTGAAACAGGATGTTTAAGCATGGAGactagtgcagtggttaaaataGTGGCTGTATGTTTGTAGTTCAAATATCATCTTGGCCATAAATTGACTTGACAAGTTCAGACTATGTCTCAGACCCTTCCTACTGTAAGGGACAGGGCAAATAAGTCCACAAAGGTCACCAGCTAACAGCTGGTTACTAGATTACCAGTGTACAAATTGATATTCGATACGTTGCTTAAAAAATTAATACATGTTTTCTGTAAAGCTTCCACACTTAGTCTCATGGAAGAAATTCTTGCTCACTTCTGGTGACCAGAAAAGTGCTATTTAACATGTCTTTATTAATAGTGGCCTACTTTTCAGACTGTTGGACAGATTGAGAGTTTGTGTTGAACACTTTTTCTTGAACGCTTAAGGAAAGCATTAGATAAATAAGTTTTTATGATAGTCCAGCTTCTCATATCACTGTGCATTCTTGGTGTGTCATATTGTGGAGATGTAGTCCTTAATCTTTATACTTGCACACTTCACAAGTTAAAATAAAGTTCTGTGTGGAATTATCAGTATGAGTAAGCAAGTCCACATTTGTGGAATTAACAGCAAACTGCTTGGCaagaacatttccccccaaagagtCTTGAGTGGCTTTTCATGTTGCAAGCTGAAAATAGGTGCACCTGTTAACCACGTGTTAATTTAGCAGGCAGCCACTACTGGCCACGGCTTCTGGACATATCCACTTCAAATGCGACTGTGTGCTTTACTTGTGCACATGGCCTAATCTTATTCAACACCATGTGAACAACCCTTAGGATGTTCTTCAAATGGCAATTCTGTTGCACAATAAAACAGGGTTTATTTCTGAATATTTTTGGTTAAAGCAGTTTGACTGTGCAGTACCCCTCCATCATAAAAAAATGCATGAAGCAGCTTGCCAAACCAGTTCTATAATTACTGCATAGATATCTAAAATTTGCCCCAATCACTTTGAGATCTGTGCTTTCTGTGCAACctggaatattttttaaatagcTTGTATGTATACTAACTGTGTGGGCTGAATCCAGGTTTCTGCTGATGGAACGTGAAGGAGTGGTCCCTTAATAAGACGGTGCTGGGGATCACGGGATCTGTGTGCACAAAAACTGTGTGGCCTGGGAGCTTTAGTAGGGAGGAATTGGTGACATTTATGGGGGGGAAAtaattggatccaaccctgtatttCTGTGTTTACATTTTATCTTAAAAATTAATTGATACCATTTAAACCTCAACCTGGGAGAGTATAAATTAATCCAATAAATATTGTGTTATTCCATTAGATTCTCTGGAATTAGTATAGATGTTTTGTGTAATTTCTGCTATacaagctgtcagccaaacagcTTCACATATAGTTTTGGTAAGAAATGTTTTGAGAGGAAATGGGTTATCAACTGTTTTGACTTCTTTTGCTGCCATTAGCATCTCTTGGCATCAAGAGTGTGCTAGGCAATATACACAGTAATGGAATATTACCTGCTCAGAAGGCGGAAGACTGAATCCCATGACCTGCATTTACATGCTGAGATGTTTCTCTTTAAATTGCAAGTGGGGAGCTTGCAGGGACTCATGGATGAAAGaaaatgccatttcccccctgctctgtCCCCTAACCGTCATGTTGCACCCTTTCCTCAGCCCCAAGCCACCCTGCTGGTCAGCTCATAGGGGCCACCAGCTTGGGGCTTGATCCACACTTATGGGGCAGGTAAAGATTTAGGAAGACAATGATAAAGTTGTTTTAATAAGTGTTTGTCTTGTTTAGAAAAATACTGTTTTGGTAGCACTGTCGGTAATAAAGTAACTTTTGACTGCTTCCTCTCAGCTGGATTCCCAATGGGCTatgcagctgctgctcctgcctATTCTCCTAATATGTACCCTGCAGCAAATCCTACATTCCAAACAGGTATGTATGCAGAAGCATTGTAAGAAGCTAAGGATACAGAGTGTACTGGGACAAAAGATATGAGAAATTATATATAGTGCATACAAATATGTATTCTATGCTTGGAAAATAATGATTGACATCAACTTTCTTCCACTGTCAATCCAGAGAGATGATTTGaaaacccaccaccaccccatataAAAGCTTATGTAGACCATGCCCTGTGTGTATTTGATCAGTATCATGTGCGGTGTAAGAATTGGTTAATTAAAAAACCCATGGGCTAGGGTTGTTCCATTTTCTTTCCCACGCAAGCTGCCAGCATCCTGCCAGTAAAACTTGGTTGATGAGGCTTGAAGACATGTAGTTAAACTCCTTTCTGATTCCGGGCTGACTTAGCTTGAAATCTGTGGCTTTCTTATCAGCCTGTCGTTCATTGCTCACTGGTTTTGCTGCTCATGGGGCTATACAAAATTGTCTTCCTTAGATATTATTATTTGCTTTTTCATATCCTGACTGTTGTGAAGATGTTGCATTGAGTAAGTCTGTCATGAGATTCCCTATGGTACACATAGGAGAACTGTGTAATAAATACCTTGTAGACCATAAAGGACACATGGCTAAATTTGAAGGCAAGTGACTGTCAGTACAAAAAGATTAAATGTGGCTGTTTTATCCTTGTTTCAGGTTATACGCCAGGCACACCATATAAAGTCTCCTGTTCACCCACCAGTGGTGCAGTGCCTCCCTATTCTTCATCACCCAGTCCCTACCAAACTGCAGTGTATCCGGTTCGAAGTGCCTATCCACAGCAGAATCCATATGCACAGGTAAAAAGCATAAATGAGAGAGTTTTCATTTGTTCTGTAACCAATGGGAGGGTACAGTATTCTTCTTCATGAGTGCTTTGTGAATGTATAGCCAGTAGTTGACTCATTACATGTGAATAGTGTATTTTTCCTCTTGttccttgtgttttgttttagaAAGCACATCTGTGGGCTATCTGAGTTTGGGGTCATCATCATTCTTGGAAAAATATAATTCTGTTGTATCTCTCCTACATTTCCCATGACCATATCACTGTAAATATTTCAGAGAGAAGGTAGATAACTTATCATTCTCCATGAAATTTAGTTTTCTGCGTGCAGGGCAGTTTTGCTTGGGGGGCATACAATCACCTATAGCCAGAAGTAGTGCTGGTCTATTCCCATTTGGAGTGGGGGTATCCTGCAGTGATGGAATGTACATAAGATAGTTGTGGCAAAGTCAACCCTTTCTACAAACTAATGGGATAGGAACACCAAAGGCGTGTGTTAGTATAAGTAGCTGAAATACACATTCTTCCCCTGTTTATCCCTTCCTCTTACTCTCTTTCCACTACTTTTCCTTCTCTTTGTCTCCTTCAggttttagattgtaagctctttAGGGCAGTAGCTGTTGTGTTTACTCTTAAGGGCCATAGCACAGTATAAATGG
This window of the Euleptes europaea isolate rEulEur1 chromosome 5, rEulEur1.hap1, whole genome shotgun sequence genome carries:
- the FAM168B gene encoding myelin-associated neurite-outgrowth inhibitor isoform X1, yielding MNPVYSPGSSGVPYANAKGIGYPAGFPMGYAAAAPAYSPNMYPAANPTFQTGYTPGTPYKVSCSPTSGAVPPYSSSPSPYQTAVYPVRSAYPQQNPYAQQGTYYTQPLYAAPPHVIHHTTVVQPNGMPATMYPAPIPPPRGNGVTMGMVAGTTMAMSAGTLLTTHSPTPVAPHPVTMPTYRAPGTPTYSYVPPQW
- the FAM168B gene encoding myelin-associated neurite-outgrowth inhibitor isoform X2 — protein: MNPVYSPGSSGVPYANAKGIGYPAGFPMGYAAAAPAYSPNMYPAANPTFQTGYTPGTPYKVSCSPTSGAVPPYSSSPSPYQTAVYPVRSAYPQQNPYAQGTYYTQPLYAAPPHVIHHTTVVQPNGMPATMYPAPIPPPRGNGVTMGMVAGTTMAMSAGTLLTTHSPTPVAPHPVTMPTYRAPGTPTYSYVPPQW